The following coding sequences are from one Plasmodium coatneyi strain Hackeri chromosome 11, complete sequence window:
- a CDS encoding RuvB-like helicase, with protein sequence MKLEEVKDIQKIERIGAHSHIRGLGLNDCLDARYCSEGMIGQMSARKAAGIVLRMIKEGRISGRAILLAGQPGTGKTAIAMGIAKALGEDTPFTHISGSEVYSLEMSKTEALTQAFRRSIGVRVKEESEVIEGEVVEIEIEKFNEKDMNNVNKKVGKMILKTTEMETLYDLGNKMIEALQKENITAGDVICIDKSTGKITKIGKSFSRSKDYDAMDPNTNFVQCPEGELQKRKEVVHTVTLHDIDAINSRTQGFLALFSGDTGEIKNEIREHIDMKINEWQEDEKAEIVPGVLFIDEVHMLDIECFSYLNRALESEQSPIVIMATNRGITHIRGTDYKAPHGIPLDLLDRTLIIPTYPYKHEDIMKILEQRAEEEDVEIDEYAKELLCKIASESSLRYALHLITLANLVSKKRKATEVTVQDVRRVYNLFIDVKRSTQYLIEYQNEFMFSELPKEDEAANAEDSYDEKREIHEKKSVNDSADS encoded by the coding sequence ATGAAGCTTGAAGAAGTGAAGGACATTCAGAAAATTGAGAGGATTGGGGCCCATTCCCACATTAGGGGCCTAGGGCTGAACGACTGTCTGGACGCCCGATACTGCTCAGAGGGCATGATAGGACAAATGAGCGCACGGAAAGCTGCGGGAATAGTTTTGCGCATGatcaaagaaggaagaattagTGGCAGAGCAATTCTGTTAGCCGGCCAGCCAGGGACAGGCAAAACGGCCATCGCTATGGGTATTGCAAAAGCGTTAGGAGAAGATACGCCCTTCACGCACATCTCAGGGTCGGAAGTATATTCCCTAGAAATGAGCAAAACTGAAGCATTAACGCAAGCCTTTAGAAGATCCATTGGTGTTAGGGTTAAAGAAGAATCGGAAGTTATCGAAGGAGAAGTCGTAGAAAttgaaatagaaaaatttaacgAAAAAGATATGAACAATGTTAACAAAAAGGTAGGGAAAATGATTCTTAAAACAACCGAAATGGAGACTCTATACGATTTGGGTAACAAAATGATTGAGGCtttacagaaggaaaatatcacAGCAGGGGATGTTATCTGTATTGATAAAAGCAcaggaaaaattacaaaaattggGAAATCTTTCTCTCGATCGAAAGACTACGATGCTATGGATCCAAACACAAATTTTGTTCAGTGCCCTGAAGGagaattacaaaaaaggaaggaagtagtCCACACAGTTACTCTACACGATATTGACGCGATTAATAGCAGGACACAGGGCTTCCTAGCGTTATTCTCAGGAGATACTggagaaattaaaaacgaAATAAGAGAACATATCGACATGAAAATTAATGAATGGCAAGAAGATGAAAAGGCGGAAATTGTACCAGGTGTTTTATTTATTGACGAAGTACATATGTTAGATATAGAATGCTTTTCCTACTTGAATAGGGCCCTCGAAAGTGAGCAATCTCCCATTGTTATTATGGCAACAAATAGAGGCATTACACACATTAGAGGAACGGACTACAAAGCTCCCCATGGAATCCCCCTCGATCTGTTAGATAGAACTCTTATTATACCTACCTACCCGTATAAGCATGAAGatataatgaaaattttaGAACAAAgagcagaagaggaagacgtCGAAATTGATGAATATGCCAAGGAGCTGTTGTGCAAAATTGCATCGGAGTCGTCCCTAAGATACGCACTGCACCTGATCACTCTGGCCAATTTGgtttccaaaaaaaggaaagccaCCGAAGTTACTGTCCAGGACGTCAGAAGAGTTTACAACCTATTTATTGACGTCAAAAGGAGCACGCAGTACTTAATTGAATACCAAAATGAATTCATGTTTTCCGAGTTGCCCAAGGAGGACGAGGCCGCCAACGCGGAGGACTCCTACGAcgaaaagagggaaataCACGAGAAGAAGTCGGTTAACGACAGTGCGGATTCTTAA
- a CDS encoding 14-3-3 protein has protein sequence MKPPLDNDVSLNNKEEFIYYLKILNHIGYYDEMVSMISAVNVENYNLNYSESVLMGSTFKNALNVRRKEKNVLENIIANEKSSEQEKNCAELLKYKLNEDIRSIENTTYDIIKTKCIPMTTNEKILMFYWHLLGDITRYCSDTFEGEEKKKTQERSMQSYSYALGYANRMSIPPSSPRILELLVSLTVLHKDMHTDINISIEMAAQAFRDAIQNMHLLENDDECSKTIGILGVLRDNINKWCELCGRKNVNELFEIKGENFDKYKDIMDSIQS, from the exons ATGAAGCCGCCTCTTGATAATGACGTTTCGCTAAacaataaagaagaattcATATACTACCTAAAAATATTAAACCATATTGGATACTACGATG AAATGGTTTCCATGATAAGCGCTGTGAATGTGGaaaattacaatttaaaTTACTCCGAGTCGGTGTTAATG gGATCCACCTTCAAAAATGCCCTAAACGttaggagaaaggaaaagaacgtACTCGAAAATATCATAGCAAATGAAAAATCCAgtgaacaagaaaaaaattgcgctGAGCTACTAAAGTACAAGTTAAATGAAGATATAAGATCCATAGAAAATACTACATATGACattataaaaacaaaatgcaTTCCCATGACGACTAACGAG AAAATATTAATGTTCTATTGGCATCTACTTGGAGATATTACGAGATACTGCTCGGATACATTTgaaggtgaagaaaagaagaagactCAAGAAAGAAGCATGCAGTCGTATTCTTACGCCCTAGGTTATGCGAACCGAATGAGTATACCTCCCTCTAGTCCGCGGATCTTAGAACTGCTCGTTAGTTTAACAG TTCTCCACAAAGACATGCACACCGACATAAACATTTCCATTGAGATGGCTGCTCAGGCATTTAGAGATGCAATTCAAAATATGCATCTCCTGGA AAACGACGACGAATGCTCCAAAACGATTGGTATATTGGGCGTACTGAGGGacaacataaataagtgGTGCGAAC TTTGCGGcaggaaaaatgtgaatgaacTATTcgaaataaaaggagaaaacttCGATAAATACAAGGACATTATGGACAGCATCCAGTCATAA